DNA from Aggregatimonas sangjinii:
GTCTATCTGTTTGGTCTTACCGATACCCAAGAGGAGGATGGCCATCCAGATATTGGCAATTACGATATCGACAAGGACCATACCACCGAATTTATCGGGATTGTATTCAAAAATCTCGAACATGGCAGCTTGGTTGGCCCCACCGCCGATCCAACTTCCTGCAATGGTGGAAAGTCCGCGCCAAACGGCATCCGGTCCTACACCACCCACAGTTTCGGGCGAAAAAACGGAAACGATCAAAATGGCCAAGGGACCTCCAATAATGATTCCCGCGGTTCCGGTAAAAAACATGATCAAGGCCTTTGAACCTAAATTGGCAATGGCTTTTAAGTCGATACTTAGGGTCATTAAGACCAAGGCTGCAGGTAGCAAATACCGACTGGCTACAAAATAGAGGTTAGAGGTCTCGTCGGAAATAATCCCGAGGCTGGTCAAAATACCCGGTAATAAATAACACATCAAAACGGTCGGTACGATACCGTAGAATTTTTTCCAAAAGCCTGTTTTTATTGATGAAGTATAAAAAACAAAGCCCAAACACAATGCTAGAAGTCCGAATACTATAGTGTCATCGGCGATCAAGGGTTGGGTTGGGTCAATTTCGGACATTAAGGAAGGTATTGGTTTAGCCAAATATAACATTTATAAATGTTGCTTTATAAAGTGCGCGACTCCATCTTCCGTGTTTTTTAAAGTGATATGGTCGGCTATGGCCTTTACCGTTTCGCGGGCATTGGCAACGGCCACACCTTGACCGCAATGTTGTAGCATTTCAAGATCGTTATAATTGTCTCCAAAGGAGATGACATCAGAGAGCGATTCCGCCGAAGAAAGCAACAATCGCATGGCCGATAATTTGGAAACCGATTTGGGCGCCAGTTCAATGAGCGTATCGTTTGAACGGTACAGAATTATCTGGTCTGCCAATTTATTTTTAAGTACCGAAAATAGCTTATCCGTAGCCGTCTTTGAGCCCATCAACATGATTTTATGGGCACTTATACCTCGCTTTTCCCAATCGGAAAGGGTGGTCGAAGTTGATTGGAAACGTGGTTTTACCCGAGTGTATCTAATTTCTTTTTGAACGCGTTCGGAAGTTTCTTCAACATACCATTCTTGACCGTAATAAAGACCTAATTTTACAGATTCGGCTTGTGCCAATCGATATACTTCTTCAACGGTATTCAAAGCGATTGTTAGTGAAAAGAGCTCTTTAGTTCCGTCGATGACCAAGGCTCCATTGTAACAAATGATAGGTTGGTCTGCAATTTGTAATCTATCTTGAATATAGGTAATTGCCTGTGGCATACGGGCTGAAACTAGAATGATTTTCCGCCCTGCTTTGATTCTGTTGATTTCAGAAACAGTAAAGTCCGAAACATCACTCTTGGTAGTAAGTAGCGTACCATCTAAATCGGAACAAAGTATTTTAAAATCCATGGAATAAAAAGGCTTTCTTTAAGATAGAACTCAACTTTAATGCGCTGAACAGAAGTGACAAAAAAGGATGCTGAGAAAAAAATAATCATTTTATTTTTGTCTTCCCCTAGCGCTATATGTTCAACCAATAGGTAAGCTTTAAATTGATCGATCTGAATCGCGGTGAAAACTGGTTTACGAAATAGTTGTCGTTATAAACAATAAATAAATCGGATAGGGGAGCAAAACGCCACTGGACTCTGGAATTAATACCCAGATTATCTCGCTGGTTACTATATTGAATCAATGTAGACCAGAAAAGCGACTTGCTGAAGGTGAGCTGTATTTTCGGACTGATCAACCAGAGATCAGCGCTTGGATAGGGATCCGGCAAGCTGATCTTGTCGTAGTTTAGCTGTAATGAAATGAGCGCTTTAGGTTGTAACCTGAGTGCCAATTCAGCTTGCATCGACAATAAATCACCGTTAAAAAATCGCCCGATGGTTGATTCGAGTTGATATGAGAACACCTGTGCTCTATTGGATTGGTATGCGAAATTCAAACTATTGTAGTGGTAACCCTGTAAATTGGGAAGCGGAATACCGTTTTCTTGCCGAGAAGGTACGAAGTTGTCATCCTCAGCAGTTAAAAAGGTGAAGGTATTGGTAAAGCCAACGCTAAATTGGGTCTGGTTTTGCATTTCTACCTGACCGGATAAACGAATATCATGATCTGTTTTTTGGTAGTCAAGTTCCGGACGCCATATTACAATAGGAAAAAGGGCAAAACTATAGTTGTTAATGTGTTCGCTCTTCGGCCAAAATACAGTTTCGACCTGTGTTGCCGATTTAACGATATCCGTTCTTCGAATAAAGCCAAGATCGGATTGAAAATCATCATCGATATAAACCCAATCGGTAAAGATGTTGAAAAATCTCGTACTACGTCCTAAAAAGGCCCCTCCGGAAAGATTACCATTGGAGTCATCCGGCTGAAACGATTTGTGCAGGTATGCTTTACCTTGCCACACATTATCTGCAGAAGCGAGATTGTAATCTATCCCGATTACCCTATTGAACTTGTCTTCAGGCGCTAGAAAGTCGTATTCCTTGAATGTTTCCCGGTTTATAAAAAAAGCGCCGATATTCGACCGCGCAAAGACTTTTTTCTGAATGGCCAGCATGGTATTGTTGTTCGATGCGATTTCATTGTCCAAATCTTCATCCGTTTGAATACTCAAAAATCCCAAACGCCAATCATTCGTTAGTTTTCCGCTCAAGCGCACCCCGCCTAAAATTCTGTTTTCAATGGAGTTGCCCGTTGTATCGTTCGCAATACCAATACGTCGGGAAAAGAAGGGATTTGCGTCACGTCCGCCACCAAAGCTGCCGAACAAATCACTATTATCAATAAAAAACTGTCTCTTTTCTGGGAGCCCTATTTCAAAACGGGTAAGGTTGGTCACGATATCATCTACCTCGACATTCGAAAAATCGGGATTGACGGTAATATCTAAATTCATTCCATTGCCAATGGCAACTTTAGCATCGCCTCCTACCTTTACGTTGGTGTTGCCTTCATCAATTTCAAAATCCCTTTCCGTAATCGCATTGACATAAGGTATAAGGGCCAAAGGGGTCCTAGATCGGCCCAGAGGTTTTTCAAATACCATGTCGCCCATGAAGGCCAGACTAAAAATCAGCTGGTTTTGCGGAATGTTGTACCAAACGCTCTGTTCGTTAGTTTGTTGATCGAAACGGTAACTTTGAAAGCGCCATTTGGTTTCACCTTCCCTAAATTTAAAAGAGGTCAACGGTATGGCCAATTCGGCTGTATAGGAATTTTCACCCCTTACGACTTCCCCCTTCCACTTTACATCCCATGAAGTAGTAAAGCCCCGAGTGTCTTGACCTCCACCCGAAATCAAGGCCTCCCTTCGCACACCATAAGGATTTATACCAAACAGAAAGGCATTCGTTCCATCATTAAAGGTATCGAACAACAGGCTAATATTATCGTTACCGCCAGCCCTAAAGTCGCGTTGTAAGGTCGGAATAACCCAGTCGTTCCCGACGGATTCTATTGTGATGCCAATATATAGGGTAGTGGCGTTGTACACCATTTTTAT
Protein-coding regions in this window:
- a CDS encoding HAD family hydrolase, producing MDFKILCSDLDGTLLTTKSDVSDFTVSEINRIKAGRKIILVSARMPQAITYIQDRLQIADQPIICYNGALVIDGTKELFSLTIALNTVEEVYRLAQAESVKLGLYYGQEWYVEETSERVQKEIRYTRVKPRFQSTSTTLSDWEKRGISAHKIMLMGSKTATDKLFSVLKNKLADQIILYRSNDTLIELAPKSVSKLSAMRLLLSSAESLSDVISFGDNYNDLEMLQHCGQGVAVANARETVKAIADHITLKNTEDGVAHFIKQHL
- a CDS encoding carbohydrate binding family 9 domain-containing protein, with translation MTKLSCALALFFCSLFVFSQTANKSFVVKYTDDIAKVDGILDEAFWETAESAKDFQQYFPSDSILATQPTDIKMVYNATTLYIGITIESVGNDWVIPTLQRDFRAGGNDNISLLFDTFNDGTNAFLFGINPYGVRREALISGGGQDTRGFTTSWDVKWKGEVVRGENSYTAELAIPLTSFKFREGETKWRFQSYRFDQQTNEQSVWYNIPQNQLIFSLAFMGDMVFEKPLGRSRTPLALIPYVNAITERDFEIDEGNTNVKVGGDAKVAIGNGMNLDITVNPDFSNVEVDDIVTNLTRFEIGLPEKRQFFIDNSDLFGSFGGGRDANPFFSRRIGIANDTTGNSIENRILGGVRLSGKLTNDWRLGFLSIQTDEDLDNEIASNNNTMLAIQKKVFARSNIGAFFINRETFKEYDFLAPEDKFNRVIGIDYNLASADNVWQGKAYLHKSFQPDDSNGNLSGGAFLGRSTRFFNIFTDWVYIDDDFQSDLGFIRRTDIVKSATQVETVFWPKSEHINNYSFALFPIVIWRPELDYQKTDHDIRLSGQVEMQNQTQFSVGFTNTFTFLTAEDDNFVPSRQENGIPLPNLQGYHYNSLNFAYQSNRAQVFSYQLESTIGRFFNGDLLSMQAELALRLQPKALISLQLNYDKISLPDPYPSADLWLISPKIQLTFSKSLFWSTLIQYSNQRDNLGINSRVQWRFAPLSDLFIVYNDNYFVNQFSPRFRSINLKLTYWLNI